The following are from one region of the Quercus robur chromosome 1, dhQueRobu3.1, whole genome shotgun sequence genome:
- the LOC126722211 gene encoding protein BUD31 homolog 1-like — protein sequence MPKVKTNRIKYPAGWELIEPTLHELDAKMREAELDPHDGKRKCEALWPIFKIAHQKSRYVFDLYHKRTDISKELYQFCLDQGYADRNLIAKWKKPGYERLCCLRCIQPRDHNFATTCVCRVPKHLREEKDVECVHCGCMGCASGD from the exons ATGCCGAAGGTTAAGACCAACCGTATCAAGTACCCAGCTGGGTGGGAGTTGATTGAGCCTACTCTTCATGAACTAGATGCTAAGATGAGAGAAG CTGAACTTGATCCACATGATGGCAAGAGAAAGTGTGAAGCATTATGgccaattttcaaaattgccCATCAAAAGAGCCGCTACGTTTTTGATCTTTACCACAAAAGGACTGACATATCTAAAGAGCTGTATCAGTTCTGCTTGGATCAAGGTTATGCAGACCGCAATCTAATTGCAAAGTGGAAAAAG CCAGGATATGAACGTCTTTGCTGCCTACGTTGCATACAGCCAAGGGATCACAACTTTGCCACGACTTGTGTGTGCCGAGTTCCGAAGCATTTGAGGGAAGAGAAAGATGTGGAGTGTGTGCATTGTGGATGTATGGGTTGTGCAAGTGGGGATTGA
- the LOC126722205 gene encoding uncharacterized protein LOC126722205 — protein MTEVTEQPFRPREKLIEKQKYYQNIRKHTYLKGPFDKITSVAIPAALAATSLFLIGRGIYNMANGIGKKE, from the exons ATGACAGAAGTCACAGAACAACCATTTCGACCACGGGAGAAGCTTATTGAGAAGCAAAAATACTACCAAAACATCCGCAAACACACATACCTCAAAGGACCATTTGATAAGATAACCTCAGTTGCCATTCCAGCTGCTTTGGCTGCCACTTCGCTTTTTCTTATT GGACGAGGGATCTATAATATGGCTAATGGCATTGGAAAGAAAGAATGA